The Saliniramus fredricksonii genome segment GCCGGTCGTCTCGCTGTGGCGGAAGAAGCGCCGACCGGTGCGGGTTATGCGAAAGCGTCCGCCGCAATGCGGATCCGGGCAGGCAATCTCGGCATCAGTCGTCATCCAGTCCTGCGCGCTGGTCTCGCGCTGCTTGGCCGGCAGCAGCGGCAGCAGCGCGGCGAGCGCATACATGGAAACCTTCTGCCCCGGTTCGAAGACGAGGTTCTCGCCCTCGACGCGAAAGCTCTCGCCGGCAATGTGGCGACAGACCGGCGGGCGATCGCCGATCACCGTCTCGACCTTGAGGTCGTACAGCCAGAAACCCTCCGCGTCGGTATCTGCACCTCGTTGCGTCATCACGGCTTCGTCCCTCGGCGACCGGGTCCTGCGCATCGGCATGGCCCGGTTCGTTATTTGTGATATGTGATCACACTAGACGCTGCGTTAACGAAGCGTCAATATGGACGCGTCTCGGCAATTGTGGGGAGAGCGGGATGAGCGGGCCGGTTTTCGGGCGCATCGACCAGATGACCATGCGCGAGAGCGTCTATGCGCAATTGCATGACGCCTTCACGCGCGGACAGTTCGCCCCCGGCGACAGCCTGAACCTGCGCGGGCTGGCCGAGCGGCTCGGCACCTCGATGACCCCCGTGCGCGAGGCCGTGCGCCGGCTGGTGGCTGAGGGGGCGCTGATCGACGCGCCGTCACGGTCCCTGCGGGTTCCCGATTTCGATCTGCGCCAGATGGAGGATCTGAAACTGGCGCGGATCGCGCTGGAGCCGCTCGTCACCGGACGCGCGGTGGAGCGCATGGACGATGGGACGCTGGAGGTGCTTGCAGCCATCCTCGCCGAGGAAGCCGAGGATGGCGCAGGGCGGGATACGCCCGATCTTTCGCAGAATTACCGTTTTCACTTCACCTTGTATCAAAAGGCGGATTCGCCCGTGCTGCTGCCCCTGATCGCGGGCCTGTGGCTGCGCTACGGCCCCTATCTCAATCTGATCATGCGCCGCGCGGGGCCGGATATCGGCAAGGGCAACGACATCCACGAGATCATCCTCGACGCAGCCCGGCGCGGCGATGCAAGAACCGCCCAGGCCGCTATCGTGGACGATATCGAACGCTCTTTTTCTCTCCTCGCCGAGGCAGCTGATGCGCATATTCCGATCCGCCAGTCCAACGGGCGCGCGCTGCCTTGACGTTCGGGTAATTCAATGCGGCTGTCATGGCTAGCTGCAGGGCCCACTACAGAACCTGGACAGTGATCCGCGAGAAATTGCTCACCCTTCCTCCGATTTCGTCAGGTTATATCGAAACATTTGCCGTCCACAAGCGTTGGGCCTGACTGAAAACCCTGACAGGAAAGGAAGCTGCCATGAATCCGCTGGTAAATCGTAATCGTCTCCTCGATCAGCTCTTCCGTGATTTCCCGTCCAGTTATTCAATACAGCCATTGCATGGAGACCCTCTGCCGGCACCGGAGCAGATCAAGATTGATGTGAAGAACAATGCCAGGAGCTTCACGGTTCATGCAGAAATGCCCGGTCTGAAAAAAGACGACATTCACGTGACGGTCGACGGGAATGTCGTCACGATCCAGGCCGAGGTAAAACAGCATGACGCTGAGACCGACGATGAGAGACTGGTGCACTCCGAACGCTATTATGGTTCGGTTCAGCGCAGTTTCGCGCTCCCGGCAGCAGTGTCCGAAGCGAAGGTCAAGGCAAAATACGAAGATGGAATCCTGACATTGAACTTGCCCAAGGAGGCACCGAACGGCTCGAAGAAAATCGCGGTCTCATGAGATCCGGGCTCGCGACGTGCATGACGGGCGTCAACAGACGGCGCGTCGACAAGGGCACCAATCCGCTGCCGGCGCGCCGTCGTTGCGGTCTTTTGAGGCGGGTCGTACTGGTCGGACAGGTTTACGGCCTTGACAAGTCGGTATCGGGTTTTGCTTTTCAGGCCGCAAGTCGCAATTGGGTGCTCAGCCTCATCCGATGGCGCTCGGCACATTGAGGGGGCGCGTGACGTGAGCCACGGGTAGCAGCCCTGGCCGCGAGAATGATGGTTCTCGTCGAGGACGCGCGGGGTCGTCATCTATAGGGGGTAAAGCCGCGTTCGATGTTGCGTGGGATCAGGACCGCGTCGATGGCGTGGATGATGCCTTTTGAATGGGCGAGGTCGCGTTTCATGATTCTTGCCCGCCCGCCTTCGTGATCCGTGATCTCCAGCGTGCCCCCGACAATCCGGACACTCAGCGGCGCGCCGGAAATCGTGCGCAGGGTCGCACGCCCCCTCCCGTCGCGAACGGCTTGCTCCAGTTCTTCCGCCGTGATCCGGCCCGGCACCAGATGATAGGCCAGAACGGTCTTCAGCCGTTCCCGGTTCTCGGGAAGAAGGAGCATGTCTCTGCGCTCCGCCGGCATCACTTCGAAGGCCTGATCCGTCGGCGCGAACAACGTCAGGGGACGATCGACGGAGAGATCACGCCAGACAGCCGTTGCATCAAGGGCGGATGAAAGCGTGTCATGATTGCCCATGGACCCGAGCCTGTCAGCCGGGCTCGCCATCGGCGCAGGATCTGAAAGTGCTCGGTCCCGGGCGAGGCTTGCCGATGCGACCGCTGCTGTCAGGCTCAGGACAATCGCCCCCAACCCCAGCATGCGAAAACAAGAATTCATGAAAACTCCTCAGGTAAAGTGACACGCATCCGGATCAGGTTGATTGCACGCGGCCCGGAGCATCGACGGTCGCCAGTCCTTCGAACGGCCCCGCGCACTTCGGTGAGGCGGGCGCATGCGCCACGTCATCGACCGCGTAAGTCGCGACGCTCTTCTGCATTCTGGATATCCTTGCTTCCGAGGGAGCGCAGCCTCGGCGCATCACCATATCCGCCGCAAACCCAATCATACCACAAACGCCTAGAATCGGCGCGGCCTGATTTCCCGAGGCATGGCGTCAAGATCAGCCCCGACGACTGCTCCGGTTCCAAACCTGGTACATGACAGGCGGTGACGCGAGGGCGGGCAGCGGCGCCGGGTGGAGCGATCCGGTTCGAGAGCCCGGCGGGGTAGGGGTCCGCGGAGCGAACCCGGAGCGCTGCTTCATTGGTGATCGCCGCGTCTTAGGTTTTCGCCATAAGTCAAAACCAGGCTGATATCGTCTTGCCTGCGGGCCTTCTCAACGAGATCAAGAAATCCTAGTTCGACCAGTTCATGCCGAATTGGAACGTACCGTTTGCGGGCATTTTCTTTGATGCGGCGTGAATTTGCGTTCGTGATATTAAAACACAGGATATCCGGATCATCTGGGTTTGGCCCCACGGTGTCCGGACCCAGTTGCAAAATTTCGGAAGAGCTCATCCCGTGGAGACAGGCGATCAGCGGAAGCCAGAACTGAACCTCGGCACAGGCTTTTGCACGCTTGTGTCGGAAGCCCGCCGTGAAAATTCGATTGCCGAAAATTCGGCCGATAACCTCGTCGGGGTAGGGGTCTCGCTTGCCTTGCGTATCCGGGACGGTCAGATAGATATTGTCGGCAAAGCGATGCTCGATCCAGCCCGCGTGATTCGCGGTGTTGATCAGTGCGGTGATGTAGCCGACTTTCTTGTTGACGGTTGCCACCGCCATCGAGCCGGCTGCGAGGTTATCACGGAAATCGACGATGTCGCGTCGGGTCACCTGAGCGATATCCCTGATATTGTAGCGACGCGAGAACAGCTTCACGGTCTTTCGCATTTCCTCCAGGTATCGCTCGTTCTCCGGTTTGCCAGCAGCTTTTCGCAGGGCTCGCCACTTATCGATGCAGTCATCGAATGTGTAACCCGATGCCGCGAGGGAACGTGTCGGAGCGGCCGTCACCGGCGCAGTTTGACCGGTGGTCGGCTCTGATGGTGCAGCAACTCGCCAAGGCCCCTGGATGGTGTTCGGATGAGGATTTCCGATGCCGCCCCGATGCTGGTTGCGCAGCAGGTATGTCTCGAAAAATCTCAGTTCAGCACGATGGCATTCGAGCATGAAATGCCCGTAAAGACCGCTCTTCGGGTCGAGATGAACACCAAGGGTCCTGACCAGTCTTGCGATGAATGCGCGCCGCTCCGCGATGTACGTCTCAGCCGTGAATTCCTTCAACGCTCGAAGGCGTTTGAGATTCCTCGAAAAGGTCTCGTCATCATCGACGGGGATGTCTCTTGGGTTGGGGTCGGAAACGAGCAGGGCACCTGGTGCCCGCCCAACACGGGCAATCCAGTCTTCCTCGATGAGAGTCAATTCGACCCATTTTGCGAGATTCGTCCAATCCTCGCGGCTCCACTTTACCGTCGAGAGCCATGTCCCGGTATCACCGTCCCTCGACACATTTCCGATCGCGAGGCGGGCTTCATCGAAGCGGCGGTCCCATGCCTGGTCGAGTTCGAATGCCCGCTCCCGGGCGATACGCATGTCATGCGTTTTCAAAGATGTCTGAATGCGTGTGCGACCGATATGACCGGCCACATCGTCAGGGACGCGACGCACGTATTGGTAGATGCCGTTGCGTTTCGTGACGTGGGTAGGGAGTGCCATGTTATGCGCCATGTTATGCAGAATGTTATGCATTTCGCGGCGTTTCAAGCCGCAGACATGGCGAAAAGCGTTTATTCTTAACGGTTTCTTGGAAAAATGGCGCGCCCTACGGGACTCGAACCCGTGTTTTCGCCGTGAAAGGGCGACGTCCTAGACCGCTAGACGAAGGGCGCGGGTCGCGGCTCGGCGCGACGGGGGGTGTATAGAAGGGATTCGGGTGGGGGGCAAGCCTCTCTCGCACGCTTCATTCAAAATTTTTCACCCCGGTCGCGCGGCGTCAATGAGACGCATCTCGACCCGCTCGCGACCACCCCACGCGTTGCGTGAAAGCGTCCCGCAGACGTGCAGCGGCGTGCCGACCGCACCCTGGATCATGTTGCCCAGATCCGTCCCCGCCGCGCGAAAGGCGATCGCATCAATGGTCGCGCCGCCACCATCGGCGAGGCGTGCGCGCAGATGCCCGTTGCTGCCGACCTCCCTGACACTCACGATGCGATGCTCGGTAAGCGCGAAGACCGGTTCCGGACAGCCCGCACCATAGGGGCCCGCCTGGTCGAGGGCGTCCATCAGCGCGACCTGCGCGCCGGCTGCCGTGAGTGGTGCATCGAGCATCAGGCGATCGTTATCCGCCGCATCGGCGACATCAGTGGCGAGTCGTTCGGTGATGAACGCCGCGAAAGCACCAAGGGCATCGGCGGAGACCGTCGCGCCCGCTGCCATGGCATGGCCGCCGCCCTTGCGGGCGATGCCGGCATCCACGGCTGCGCGGACTGCACGGCCGAGATCGGCGCCGATGATCGAGCGCCCGGAGCCCGTTGCGATGCCCGCTTCATCGATCGCGAAGGCGAAAGCAGGGCGTCGGAAGCGCTCCTTCAGGCGTGATGCGGCGAGGCCGACGATTCCGGGATGCCATTCCGGTGAGGACGTCACGAGGAGTGCCGCCTGCGTATCCTGGTGAAGCGCCGCCTCCGCCTGCGCCACCGCCTCGGCGACGGCATCCTGCTCGATGGCCTGGCGGGCGCGGTTGAGCTGATCCAGCTCGCCGGCGATGCGTTGCGCCTCACCGGGATCGTGCGTCATCAGCAGCTTCGCGCCGAGCGCCGCATCGCCGATGCGCCCGCCGGCATTGATACGTGGTCCGACCAGAAATCCGAGATGCCAGGCCTGCGGTGCCGTCTCAAGCCCTGCAACATCGAGCAGCGCCGTAAGGCCGACGCGTCCGCGTTGGCGCATCACCGTGAGGCCCTGGCGGACGAAGGCACGGTTGAGCCCGATCAGCGGCACCACGTCGGCGACGGTCGCCAGCGCCACGAGATCAAGCGCGCCCATCAGCGCAAAAGCTTCTTCCGCAGGTGCGTGGCCGGTGTTGCGCAGGGCGCGATTAAGGCCGACAAGAGTGATGAAGACGACGCCCGCCGCGCAGAGATGACCGAGGCCGGAGAGATCGTCCTGGCGGTTGGGATTGACCAGAGCCATGACCTCGGGCAGCGCCTCCGGGGCCTGATGGTGGTCGAGCACCACCACGTCGAGGCCGAGCCGGCGCGCCTCGGCGAACGGCTCGTGGCTCGCCGTGCCGCAATCGACGCTGACCAGCAACCGCGCGCCGTCCTCGGCCAGTGCCCGGATCGCCTGGGCATTGGGGCCGTAGCCTTCGGTGATACGGTCGGGAATATGGATGCGCACGGCCACGCCGCAGGCTTCCAGGAAGCTCGCCAGCAAGGCGCTGGAACAGGCCCCGTCGACGTCATAATCACCAAAGATCGCCACGGGTTCGCGGCTGTGCACGGCCTGGACGAGCCGATCCACGGCGGGCTGCATGTCGCGCAGGGTGTCCGGGTCGGGCAGCAGATCGCGCAGACGTGGCGTCATGAAGCCCTCGACCGCGTCCAAGGTGACCCCGCGTCCCGCCAGCACCCGCGCCACGAGATCGGGCAGCCCATGCGCCTGCGCCAACGCGCTCGCAAGCATCTCGCCACGCTCATCCAGCCGGTAAGCCCAACTGCGCCCGGAAGCGGTGCGGCTTGTACCGGGAAAGGGTCGCCCGGGGGAGGCGGTGGCGAAGGGACGTGATGACAGGTCATTCATCGGGGTGCGTGGTGCTCAGAAGATCTTGCGATATTGAATGAAGCCCGGCAGGTCCGCGACCTGGTCGTAGAGAATCCGCGCCTCGTAGTTCTTTTCCTGCGTGAGCCAGTAGACACGCGCCGCGCCGGCTTCCCGCGCACGTGCATAGACTGCCTCGATCAGCCTGCGCCCGGCTCCCTTGCCGCGCGCCTGCGGCACGGTGAAGAGATCCTGCAGATAGCAGTAGTCGCCGATCGTCCAGGTCGAACGATGGAAGATGTAGTGCACGATGCCGACCAGTTCCTCGCCCAGAAAGGCGCCGAGGGCGTACATGGGTTCGTTGGGATCATGCAGGCGATCCCATGTCGTCTGCGTCACCTGATCCGAGACCGATGTCTTGTAGAAGGTGAGATAGCCCTGCCAAAGCGGCTCCCATGCTTCGCGGTCATCGCGGTGCAGCTTCCTGATTTCGATTCCGGCCATCGCGACACTCCTTCCGATCATCCCGTCCGCGAAGATGCGTAGCAGATATCCGGTTCCGACGCATCCCGCCGGCCTGGTGCGACATCCTGTCTTCAGCAACCGGACGCAAGCTGTTTTCGCTTGCGCCGCCTTATTGGAGTGGGTATGAAAAAGACAGTGATATCAATAGTTTAGAGAGCTTCTAAACTGGAGTGCGCGATGATTGTCTGTTCCTGCAACGTCCTCTCGGACCGCGATGTGCGCGGCTGTCTCAACCCGGGCGCGGATTGCCCGCGCACCCCTGCCCAGGTTTATCGCTGTCTCGGGTGCTCTGCCCAGTGCGGGCGTTGCGCCCGGACGATTCGCAAGATCATGGATGC includes the following:
- a CDS encoding TIGR04076 family protein; this translates as MTQRGADTDAEGFWLYDLKVETVIGDRPPVCRHIAGESFRVEGENLVFEPGQKVSMYALAALLPLLPAKQRETSAQDWMTTDAEIACPDPHCGGRFRITRTGRRFFRHSETTGLPDKRGTPYWAGETDEDTSP
- a CDS encoding GntR family transcriptional regulator codes for the protein MSGPVFGRIDQMTMRESVYAQLHDAFTRGQFAPGDSLNLRGLAERLGTSMTPVREAVRRLVAEGALIDAPSRSLRVPDFDLRQMEDLKLARIALEPLVTGRAVERMDDGTLEVLAAILAEEAEDGAGRDTPDLSQNYRFHFTLYQKADSPVLLPLIAGLWLRYGPYLNLIMRRAGPDIGKGNDIHEIILDAARRGDARTAQAAIVDDIERSFSLLAEAADAHIPIRQSNGRALP
- a CDS encoding Hsp20/alpha crystallin family protein, encoding MNPLVNRNRLLDQLFRDFPSSYSIQPLHGDPLPAPEQIKIDVKNNARSFTVHAEMPGLKKDDIHVTVDGNVVTIQAEVKQHDAETDDERLVHSERYYGSVQRSFALPAAVSEAKVKAKYEDGILTLNLPKEAPNGSKKIAVS
- a CDS encoding fasciclin domain-containing protein, whose product is MGNHDTLSSALDATAVWRDLSVDRPLTLFAPTDQAFEVMPAERRDMLLLPENRERLKTVLAYHLVPGRITAEELEQAVRDGRGRATLRTISGAPLSVRIVGGTLEITDHEGGRARIMKRDLAHSKGIIHAIDAVLIPRNIERGFTPYR
- a CDS encoding DUF6538 domain-containing protein is translated as MALPTHVTKRNGIYQYVRRVPDDVAGHIGRTRIQTSLKTHDMRIARERAFELDQAWDRRFDEARLAIGNVSRDGDTGTWLSTVKWSREDWTNLAKWVELTLIEEDWIARVGRAPGALLVSDPNPRDIPVDDDETFSRNLKRLRALKEFTAETYIAERRAFIARLVRTLGVHLDPKSGLYGHFMLECHRAELRFFETYLLRNQHRGGIGNPHPNTIQGPWRVAAPSEPTTGQTAPVTAAPTRSLAASGYTFDDCIDKWRALRKAAGKPENERYLEEMRKTVKLFSRRYNIRDIAQVTRRDIVDFRDNLAAGSMAVATVNKKVGYITALINTANHAGWIEHRFADNIYLTVPDTQGKRDPYPDEVIGRIFGNRIFTAGFRHKRAKACAEVQFWLPLIACLHGMSSSEILQLGPDTVGPNPDDPDILCFNITNANSRRIKENARKRYVPIRHELVELGFLDLVEKARRQDDISLVLTYGENLRRGDHQ
- the recJ gene encoding single-stranded-DNA-specific exonuclease RecJ codes for the protein MNDLSSRPFATASPGRPFPGTSRTASGRSWAYRLDERGEMLASALAQAHGLPDLVARVLAGRGVTLDAVEGFMTPRLRDLLPDPDTLRDMQPAVDRLVQAVHSREPVAIFGDYDVDGACSSALLASFLEACGVAVRIHIPDRITEGYGPNAQAIRALAEDGARLLVSVDCGTASHEPFAEARRLGLDVVVLDHHQAPEALPEVMALVNPNRQDDLSGLGHLCAAGVVFITLVGLNRALRNTGHAPAEEAFALMGALDLVALATVADVVPLIGLNRAFVRQGLTVMRQRGRVGLTALLDVAGLETAPQAWHLGFLVGPRINAGGRIGDAALGAKLLMTHDPGEAQRIAGELDQLNRARQAIEQDAVAEAVAQAEAALHQDTQAALLVTSSPEWHPGIVGLAASRLKERFRRPAFAFAIDEAGIATGSGRSIIGADLGRAVRAAVDAGIARKGGGHAMAAGATVSADALGAFAAFITERLATDVADAADNDRLMLDAPLTAAGAQVALMDALDQAGPYGAGCPEPVFALTEHRIVSVREVGSNGHLRARLADGGGATIDAIAFRAAGTDLGNMIQGAVGTPLHVCGTLSRNAWGGRERVEMRLIDAARPG
- a CDS encoding GNAT family N-acetyltransferase, translating into MAGIEIRKLHRDDREAWEPLWQGYLTFYKTSVSDQVTQTTWDRLHDPNEPMYALGAFLGEELVGIVHYIFHRSTWTIGDYCYLQDLFTVPQARGKGAGRRLIEAVYARAREAGAARVYWLTQEKNYEARILYDQVADLPGFIQYRKIF
- a CDS encoding (2Fe-2S)-binding protein, whose product is MIVCSCNVLSDRDVRGCLNPGADCPRTPAQVYRCLGCSAQCGRCARTIRKIMDATLPGIDPCAGCPAACETHHDEAMEHAG